A DNA window from Turicibacter sp. TJ11 contains the following coding sequences:
- a CDS encoding RNA methyltransferase, which translates to MLIESSNNPKIKKWTKLKQKKYRYQSSEFIVEGEHLVSEAMASNVVKEILVKEGSTVHLNPIFNTMKPTYILKENLFTQIASTETPQPIMAVCEMKAKTIEKDHRLLLLDRIQDPGNLGTLLRSAVAFGFDGVVLGEGCVDVYNEKVIRSTQGAIFKIPIEMHSLKDYVTTLQSKGVKVYGTSLENGSPLGEIEDASKMAVILGNEGQGVSSELLTQTDQNIFIEMTENIESLNVSIAGSIIMYRFRL; encoded by the coding sequence GGACTAAATTAAAACAAAAAAAATATCGATATCAATCAAGTGAATTTATTGTTGAAGGTGAACATCTAGTATCAGAAGCAATGGCTTCTAATGTTGTAAAAGAAATTCTTGTGAAAGAAGGATCAACGGTTCATTTAAATCCGATTTTTAATACAATGAAACCGACATATATTTTAAAAGAAAATTTATTTACACAAATTGCGTCAACCGAAACGCCACAACCAATCATGGCTGTTTGCGAAATGAAAGCAAAAACGATTGAAAAAGACCATCGTTTATTACTTTTAGATCGTATTCAAGATCCAGGAAACTTAGGAACTTTACTTCGTAGTGCAGTTGCCTTTGGTTTTGATGGTGTGGTCTTAGGAGAAGGATGTGTGGATGTTTATAATGAAAAAGTTATCCGTTCAACACAAGGAGCTATTTTTAAAATCCCAATTGAAATGCATTCATTAAAAGATTATGTGACAACACTACAATCTAAAGGTGTTAAAGTTTATGGAACGAGTCTTGAAAATGGATCACCATTAGGAGAAATTGAAGACGCGTCAAAGATGGCAGTTATTCTAGGAAATGAAGGTCAAGGTGTTTCATCAGAATTATTAACTCAAACGGATCAAAATATCTTTATTGAAATGACAGAAAATATTGAATCTTTAAATGTTTCGATCGCAGGTAGTATTATAATGTACCGTTTTCGCCTATAA
- the rimP gene encoding ribosome maturation factor RimP — protein MSNIVSKTEELVKPICDAAQVELVDVEYVKEGQVFFLRVYVDTPEGIDIDQCATIAEALSEKLDQHDYIEDEYMLEVSSPGAERPLKTKEAVAQSIGAYINVRTYKAIDNQKEFEGYLTKFEDDLMTLEILVKTRKKTVEIPYDMASKVRLAIKF, from the coding sequence ATGTCAAATATCGTATCTAAAACAGAAGAATTAGTAAAACCAATTTGTGATGCTGCTCAAGTTGAACTAGTTGATGTTGAGTACGTGAAAGAAGGACAAGTTTTCTTCTTGCGTGTATACGTTGACACACCAGAAGGAATTGATATTGATCAATGTGCCACTATTGCTGAAGCATTAAGTGAAAAATTAGATCAACATGACTATATTGAAGACGAATACATGTTAGAGGTTTCATCACCTGGTGCCGAGCGTCCGTTAAAGACAAAGGAAGCTGTTGCCCAATCTATTGGTGCTTATATAAATGTTAGAACATATAAAGCAATTGATAACCAAAAAGAATTTGAAGGATATTTAACAAAATTCGAAGATGATCTAATGACACTTGAAATTTTAGTTAAAACTCGCAAAAAAACAGTTGAAATTCCTTATGATATGGCATCTAAGGTTCGACTTGCGATTAAGTTTTAA
- the nusA gene encoding transcription termination factor NusA, with amino-acid sequence MNTKEFFAALELLEKEKGISKDIIIEAFEHALISAYKKNFNQATNVKVEINEHTGTVKLYQQKTVTEDVTRPQEQISLAEAMRINPHYEEGDIINFEVTPKDFGRIATQTAKQVVKQRIRQAERDNLFQEFKDREGEIVTGIVVKDDGKHVFVDLGKIEALLPIREIMNPEEIKPNSRIKVYISKIESKNKGPVVYVSRKDPNLIKRLFELEVPEIYDGTVEIMSVARDAGDRTKICVASEDPNVDPVGACVGPSGQRVQNIVDELNGEKIDIIQFSKDPEVLVANALSPAQVTKVVVDEAKKATVVLVPDNQLSLAIGKRGQNARLAAQLTGWKIDIKPESEAENLGIEL; translated from the coding sequence ATGAACACGAAGGAGTTTTTTGCCGCTCTAGAATTACTTGAAAAAGAAAAAGGTATCTCAAAAGATATTATTATTGAAGCATTTGAACATGCATTAATTAGTGCTTATAAGAAAAATTTCAATCAAGCAACAAATGTTAAAGTTGAAATTAATGAACATACAGGAACAGTAAAATTATATCAACAAAAAACAGTAACTGAAGATGTGACACGTCCACAAGAACAAATCAGTTTAGCAGAAGCAATGCGTATTAACCCTCATTATGAAGAAGGGGATATTATTAACTTTGAAGTTACACCAAAGGATTTTGGACGTATCGCTACACAAACAGCTAAACAAGTTGTAAAACAACGCATTCGTCAAGCTGAGCGCGATAACTTATTCCAAGAGTTTAAAGATCGCGAAGGTGAAATCGTGACTGGTATTGTTGTAAAAGACGATGGAAAACATGTATTTGTTGACTTAGGAAAAATTGAAGCTTTATTACCAATTCGTGAAATTATGAATCCAGAGGAAATTAAACCAAATTCACGTATTAAAGTTTATATCAGCAAAATTGAGTCGAAAAATAAAGGACCAGTTGTTTACGTGTCTCGTAAAGATCCAAACTTAATCAAACGTTTATTTGAATTAGAAGTTCCGGAAATTTATGATGGAACAGTGGAAATTATGTCAGTGGCTCGTGATGCGGGAGATCGTACAAAAATTTGTGTGGCTTCAGAAGATCCAAACGTAGATCCAGTAGGAGCATGTGTTGGACCATCAGGACAACGTGTTCAAAACATTGTAGACGAATTAAATGGTGAGAAAATCGATATCATTCAATTCTCAAAAGATCCTGAAGTATTAGTTGCCAATGCCTTAAGTCCGGCTCAAGTAACAAAAGTAGTGGTTGACGAGGCGAAAAAAGCAACAGTTGTTTTAGTTCCAGATAATCAATTATCATTAGCGATTGGTAAACGTGGACAAAATGCTCGTTTAGCAGCTCAATTAACAGGATGGAAAATTGATATTAAACCAGAATCAGAAGCTGAAAATTTAGGAATTGAATTATAA
- the rnpM gene encoding RNase P modulator RnpM, with amino-acid sequence MKQKKIPMRKCVITGEQKPKKELIRIVRGTEGEVSVDPTGKKNGRGVYLHLTPEVVALAKKKNVLSRHLEVEVPEAIYEELQQLAQKQMK; translated from the coding sequence ATGAAACAAAAGAAAATCCCTATGCGTAAATGTGTAATTACAGGCGAACAAAAACCGAAAAAAGAATTAATTCGTATTGTTCGTGGAACTGAAGGTGAAGTATCTGTTGATCCAACAGGTAAAAAGAATGGTCGTGGAGTCTATTTACATTTAACACCTGAAGTCGTTGCATTAGCTAAAAAGAAAAATGTTTTAAGTCGTCATCTAGAAGTCGAAGTTCCTGAAGCTATTTATGAGGAGTTACAGCAATTAGCACAGAAGCAGATGAAATAG
- a CDS encoding ribosomal L7Ae/L30e/S12e/Gadd45 family protein produces the protein MNQQWLNFLGLALSAGAVITGEQLVVGAIQSKKVHLVILAEDTGANTLKKVTDKCKFYGIEWVQKAGSDELGRALGKDFRKVVGITDPNFAKALKNKINA, from the coding sequence ATGAATCAACAATGGTTGAATTTTTTAGGGTTAGCCTTAAGTGCCGGTGCGGTTATTACAGGTGAACAATTAGTTGTAGGTGCTATCCAAAGCAAAAAAGTTCACTTGGTCATTTTAGCAGAAGACACAGGAGCTAATACTCTAAAAAAAGTCACAGATAAATGTAAATTTTATGGTATCGAATGGGTACAAAAAGCAGGTAGTGATGAATTAGGTCGTGCATTAGGAAAAGATTTTAGAAAAGTGGTAGGAATTACCGATCCTAATTTTGCAAAGGCCTTAAAAAATAAAATCAATGCTTAA
- the infB gene encoding translation initiation factor IF-2: MRVHEYAKQLNLSSKEVLQFLDDNNLSVKSHMSVLGDDVILMLDKKFKNEETKIESQVSNEKDSTNDTEELFKYDDYVEVKRPKITKKKKANQKKTKNDKNDRIANVPVKEDKDAKIVYYSDELTVGDLAERLEKSTGEIVKQLLMLGMMATVNQTLDRETVELLAEEAGFEVKDKIFTDVTEFEKIVLEDSEEDLEKRPPVVTIMGHVDHGKTTLLDAIRNSRVVTGEAGGITQHIGAYQVNHGGNVITFLDTPGHAAFTSMRARGAQVTDICVLVVASDDGVMPQTKEAIDHAKAAGVPIIVAINKMDKPTANPERVMQELLEFSLVPEDWGGDTIYVKLSALQGEGIDDLLEMINLVSEMNEYKANPKRLATGTVIEAKLDKGRGPVATLLVENGTLRIGDAIVVGNTHGRVRAMVNDLNQRIEAAGPSTPIEITGLNDVPQAGDRFMVFPTEKEARQVADQRTANARELGNKPGKAVSLDDLFSQIQEGEMKELNVIIKGDVQGSVEALSGSLQKIDVEGVKINIIRASVGTITETDVTLAAASGAIIIGFNVRPSSTTRQQAANEGVDIRLHSIIYKAIEEIEAAMKGMLDPIYEEKVTGQLEVRQTFKVSKVGTIAGCYVTDGSVSRNASVRVIRDGIVVFEGELGSLKRFKDEVKEVNYGYECGITIERYNDIKEGDVIEAYVMEEVKRA; this comes from the coding sequence ATGAGGGTACATGAATATGCAAAACAATTAAATCTTTCTAGTAAAGAGGTGTTGCAGTTTTTAGATGACAACAACCTCTCAGTTAAAAGTCACATGTCAGTGTTAGGAGACGATGTTATATTGATGTTAGATAAAAAATTTAAAAATGAAGAAACTAAAATAGAGTCACAAGTAAGCAATGAAAAGGACTCAACAAACGATACAGAGGAATTATTTAAATACGATGATTATGTGGAAGTAAAACGTCCTAAAATCACGAAAAAGAAAAAAGCTAATCAAAAGAAAACTAAAAACGATAAAAACGATCGTATTGCCAATGTCCCAGTTAAAGAAGACAAAGATGCAAAAATCGTTTACTATAGTGACGAATTAACAGTAGGTGATTTAGCAGAACGTCTTGAAAAATCAACAGGGGAAATTGTTAAGCAATTATTAATGCTTGGAATGATGGCAACAGTCAACCAAACATTAGATCGTGAAACAGTTGAATTATTAGCTGAAGAAGCTGGATTTGAAGTGAAAGATAAAATCTTCACAGACGTAACAGAGTTTGAAAAAATCGTGCTTGAAGACTCTGAAGAAGATTTAGAGAAACGTCCTCCAGTTGTTACAATCATGGGGCACGTTGACCACGGAAAAACAACATTATTAGATGCCATCCGTAACTCTCGCGTTGTAACAGGAGAAGCGGGAGGAATTACACAACACATCGGTGCTTACCAAGTAAATCACGGTGGAAATGTCATCACGTTCTTAGATACACCAGGACATGCTGCCTTTACATCAATGCGTGCACGTGGTGCTCAAGTTACTGATATTTGTGTTCTTGTTGTTGCTTCTGATGATGGAGTTATGCCACAAACAAAAGAAGCAATCGATCATGCTAAAGCTGCAGGTGTTCCAATTATCGTTGCTATCAATAAAATGGATAAGCCAACAGCAAATCCAGAGCGCGTCATGCAAGAATTACTTGAGTTTTCATTAGTACCTGAAGACTGGGGTGGAGATACAATCTACGTTAAGTTATCTGCCTTACAAGGAGAAGGTATTGATGATTTATTAGAAATGATTAACTTAGTTTCTGAAATGAATGAATACAAAGCTAACCCTAAACGTTTAGCAACAGGAACAGTCATTGAAGCTAAATTAGACAAAGGACGTGGACCGGTTGCAACTTTATTAGTTGAAAACGGAACATTACGTATTGGAGATGCGATCGTTGTTGGTAATACACATGGTCGTGTACGTGCGATGGTAAATGATTTAAATCAACGTATTGAAGCAGCTGGACCATCAACTCCAATTGAAATTACAGGTTTAAACGATGTTCCTCAAGCAGGAGATCGTTTCATGGTATTCCCAACTGAGAAAGAAGCTCGTCAAGTAGCTGATCAACGTACAGCAAATGCACGTGAGTTAGGAAACAAACCTGGTAAAGCTGTGTCATTAGATGACTTATTCTCTCAAATCCAAGAAGGAGAAATGAAAGAATTAAATGTTATCATTAAAGGTGACGTTCAAGGTTCAGTCGAAGCCTTAAGCGGATCATTACAAAAAATTGATGTTGAAGGTGTAAAAATTAACATTATTCGTGCATCAGTTGGAACAATTACTGAAACAGACGTTACATTAGCTGCTGCTTCAGGAGCAATCATTATCGGATTTAACGTGCGTCCATCATCAACAACGCGTCAACAAGCTGCTAATGAAGGTGTAGACATCCGTTTACACTCAATCATTTATAAAGCGATTGAAGAGATTGAAGCGGCAATGAAAGGGATGTTAGATCCAATCTATGAAGAAAAAGTAACTGGACAGTTAGAAGTTCGTCAAACATTCAAAGTATCAAAAGTTGGTACAATTGCTGGATGTTATGTAACAGATGGTTCAGTATCACGTAATGCAAGTGTACGTGTGATCCGTGATGGAATCGTAGTCTTTGAAGGTGAATTAGGATCATTAAAACGATTCAAAGACGAAGTTAAAGAAGTAAACTACGGTTATGAATGTGGTATTACAATTGAGCGCTACAATGATATTAAAGAAGGCGATGTCATTGAAGCTTATGTTATGGAAGAAGTTAAACGCGCTTAA
- the rbfA gene encoding 30S ribosome-binding factor RbfA translates to MSQIRVQKLSKQIERDVTDIIMNEIKDTKVGFITVTGAEVTSDLSFCKIYYSVLGGENRREAATKALLRAKGFIRSELGKRLSTRKVPDLIFEIDESIEYGNKIDMMLADLRRQGKM, encoded by the coding sequence ATGTCACAGATTCGAGTACAAAAACTTTCAAAGCAAATTGAACGTGATGTAACAGATATCATCATGAATGAAATTAAAGATACAAAAGTAGGATTTATTACAGTAACTGGAGCAGAAGTAACAAGTGACTTATCATTCTGTAAAATTTATTACTCTGTTTTAGGCGGAGAAAATCGTCGTGAAGCAGCGACAAAAGCTTTATTACGTGCTAAAGGATTTATTCGTAGTGAGCTAGGGAAACGTTTATCGACACGAAAAGTTCCAGATTTAATTTTTGAAATTGATGAATCAATCGAATATGGTAATAAAATTGATATGATGTTAGCAGATTTACGTCGTCAAGGTAAAATGTAA
- a CDS encoding LTA synthase family protein codes for MKLNKNHKLLLLAILITWIQTYIMYKFFFRLSLASAIEELLILINSLGSILLFYSFTYFVKESKQSWVVIGISSLFSIVMIANTLFYKFYDDIMTLPILLQTDNTGGLGSSVVNLFDLKVLFLIINLPILLIAKHRLKDESVCKTSFFKKYVITMIGAYVMTFSCTYFSGLPILKFTYNREAMVKTLGVYQYGLYDLYLTITNPIDYALADSNELIEVNHYLKSNQIEPNAEMFAIAKDQNVIIISLESLQTFALGLEINGEELTPFLNEFIQECYYFDNFYQQTAQGKTSDAEFITENSLYAADRGAAFFAKSNNHYESLASILKEHGYYTAVFHANEPEFWNRDEMYVSLGFDQFYDETFYHLTDENSFGWGLTDEAFFDQTLNYLKELPSPFYAKLLTLTNHYPFELPDEYRYNSLGETSSDIVNRYITTVRYLDEALKQFITDLKESPLYENTMIVMYGDHYGISESYYDALAQLLQEEEISLNHHLDLQRVPFLIHLPNQKEGRIFSNLSGQIDVKPTLLNLLGLDVNESISFGHDLFSTNRREIVIFRDGAVIGSDYRYTNSICLRSDSGEEVDRSYCEKLEEVAEQELYYSDLILNKNLLRFQ; via the coding sequence ATGAAACTAAATAAAAATCATAAACTACTATTACTGGCTATTTTGATTACTTGGATTCAAACTTATATCATGTACAAGTTCTTTTTTCGTCTATCTTTGGCATCAGCCATTGAAGAATTACTCATTCTTATTAATTCTCTTGGGTCAATCTTATTGTTTTATAGTTTCACTTATTTCGTAAAGGAATCTAAACAATCATGGGTAGTGATTGGGATATCTTCACTATTTTCAATCGTCATGATCGCTAACACATTATTTTATAAATTTTATGATGATATTATGACCTTACCGATTTTACTTCAAACCGATAATACAGGGGGACTTGGAAGTAGTGTCGTTAATTTATTTGATCTGAAGGTTTTATTTTTAATCATTAACTTACCTATTTTATTAATCGCAAAACATCGATTAAAAGATGAATCTGTTTGCAAAACTTCTTTTTTTAAAAAATATGTAATCACGATGATTGGTGCTTATGTGATGACATTTAGTTGTACCTATTTTAGTGGCTTACCTATTTTAAAATTTACCTATAATCGTGAAGCGATGGTCAAAACATTAGGGGTTTATCAGTATGGTCTATATGATCTTTATTTAACGATAACTAATCCTATTGACTATGCATTAGCCGATAGTAATGAACTTATTGAAGTTAATCATTATCTTAAATCAAATCAAATAGAACCAAATGCTGAGATGTTTGCTATCGCTAAAGATCAAAATGTGATTATTATCTCACTCGAGTCTTTACAAACGTTCGCTTTAGGGTTAGAGATTAATGGAGAAGAATTGACTCCGTTTTTAAATGAATTTATTCAAGAATGTTATTATTTTGATAATTTTTATCAACAAACAGCACAGGGAAAAACATCAGATGCTGAATTTATAACTGAAAACTCTTTATATGCTGCGGATCGTGGGGCCGCTTTCTTTGCTAAATCAAACAATCATTACGAAAGCCTAGCCTCTATTTTAAAGGAGCATGGATATTATACAGCTGTTTTTCACGCGAATGAACCTGAATTTTGGAATCGTGATGAAATGTATGTCTCGTTAGGATTTGATCAGTTTTACGATGAAACATTTTATCATTTAACGGACGAAAATAGTTTTGGCTGGGGGCTAACCGATGAAGCGTTTTTTGATCAAACATTGAACTATTTAAAGGAGCTACCTTCACCGTTTTATGCAAAATTATTAACGTTAACGAATCATTATCCATTTGAGTTACCAGATGAGTATCGCTATAATTCATTAGGAGAAACAAGTAGCGATATTGTGAATCGATACATTACGACAGTTCGTTATCTTGATGAAGCACTCAAACAATTTATCACTGATTTAAAAGAGAGTCCCCTTTATGAAAATACGATGATTGTCATGTATGGCGATCATTATGGAATATCAGAAAGTTACTATGATGCATTAGCCCAATTACTTCAAGAAGAGGAAATATCACTTAATCATCATCTAGATTTACAACGAGTTCCTTTCCTAATTCATCTTCCCAATCAAAAAGAAGGTCGTATTTTTTCAAATCTATCAGGACAAATCGATGTTAAACCAACGCTTTTAAATTTACTTGGATTAGATGTAAATGAGTCGATTAGTTTTGGACACGATTTATTTTCTACGAACCGACGAGAGATTGTTATCTTTCGAGATGGGGCGGTTATAGGAAGTGATTATCGATATACCAATTCTATTTGTCTTCGCTCAGATTCAGGAGAAGAAGTGGATCGAAGCTACTGTGAGAAGTTAGAGGAAGTGGCGGAACAAGAGTTGTATTATTCAGATTTGATTTTAAACAAAAATTTACTAAGATTCCAATAA
- the uvrC gene encoding excinuclease ABC subunit UvrC: protein MNQLLKDKLSLLPMNPGCYLMKDAKGQVIYVGKAKRLRNRVKSYFTGSHNGKTARLVREIVDFEYIITSSELEALVLELNLIKKYDPKYNIMLTDDKHYPFIKITNETHPRLVITRKIKKDGGKYFGPYPNATAANETIRLLNKLYPLRKCHTIPKKVCLYYHIHQCLGPCEHDIKTQDYKPYIEQISRFLKGDYSNVKKNLVKRMEEAAENLEFERAKEYRDLIFHIEATVEKQKMTLNDFVDRDVFGYYEMNGLVCVQVFFIRQGKVIEREVSIFDGIDDVEEAVLTFIGRFYQSHNALKPKEIFIPATLDHELLSQLLDEVKIIVPKQGEKKELVDLAMKNAEMALNEKLQLIEKQEERTLKAVEKLGELLSIPTPHRIEAFDNSHHQGMDTVSAMVVFTDGRPDKKEYRKYKITTTSEGDDYQAMKEVIYRRYFKVLNENLPAPDLIVIDGGKGQINVAMEVLQSLNMSIPVVGLVKDDKHRTSFLLDGRDMEEIDLKKKGRANVFALLTRIQDEVHRFVLSFHHQTSQNRQLTSILDEIPGVGPKRKRLLIQNFGSLEKMLEADETSYIRLGFPPEIIKRVKEFIQEELQKKQ from the coding sequence TTGAATCAATTATTAAAAGATAAGTTATCGTTATTACCGATGAATCCGGGTTGTTATTTAATGAAAGATGCTAAGGGACAAGTGATTTATGTTGGAAAAGCTAAACGTTTAAGAAATCGCGTCAAATCATATTTCACAGGTTCACATAATGGGAAAACAGCACGTTTAGTGAGAGAGATCGTTGACTTTGAATATATTATTACTTCGAGTGAATTAGAGGCTTTAGTTTTAGAATTGAACTTGATTAAAAAATATGACCCTAAATATAATATTATGTTAACGGATGATAAGCATTATCCATTCATTAAGATCACTAATGAAACGCATCCGAGATTAGTCATTACACGTAAAATTAAAAAGGATGGTGGTAAATATTTTGGACCGTATCCTAATGCAACAGCAGCTAATGAAACGATACGATTGCTGAATAAGTTGTATCCTTTAAGAAAATGTCACACCATTCCTAAAAAAGTCTGTCTTTACTATCATATTCATCAGTGTCTTGGGCCTTGTGAACATGACATTAAAACTCAAGATTATAAACCTTACATTGAGCAAATTTCCCGCTTCTTAAAAGGTGATTATTCAAATGTAAAAAAAAATTTGGTCAAACGCATGGAGGAGGCGGCAGAAAATCTAGAATTTGAACGTGCCAAAGAATATCGTGATCTCATTTTTCATATTGAGGCGACGGTTGAAAAACAAAAAATGACGTTAAATGATTTTGTTGATCGTGACGTTTTTGGATACTATGAAATGAATGGATTAGTTTGTGTCCAAGTGTTCTTTATTCGTCAAGGAAAAGTCATTGAGCGTGAAGTCTCTATCTTTGATGGAATAGACGATGTAGAAGAGGCAGTGCTGACGTTTATCGGACGCTTTTACCAAAGTCATAATGCCTTAAAACCAAAAGAAATCTTTATTCCTGCGACACTCGATCACGAGCTATTATCACAGTTACTGGATGAGGTTAAAATCATCGTTCCTAAACAAGGAGAGAAGAAAGAACTTGTCGATTTAGCGATGAAAAATGCTGAAATGGCGCTTAATGAAAAGTTACAACTCATTGAAAAACAAGAGGAACGTACTTTAAAAGCTGTTGAAAAATTAGGAGAACTATTAAGTATACCAACGCCTCATCGTATTGAAGCATTTGATAACTCTCATCATCAAGGAATGGACACTGTTTCAGCTATGGTTGTGTTTACGGATGGTCGTCCAGATAAAAAAGAATATCGTAAATATAAGATTACAACGACTTCAGAAGGTGATGACTACCAAGCGATGAAAGAAGTCATTTACCGACGCTACTTTAAAGTGTTAAATGAAAATTTACCAGCACCAGATTTAATTGTTATTGATGGAGGAAAAGGTCAAATTAATGTAGCGATGGAAGTTTTACAATCATTAAATATGTCTATTCCAGTCGTTGGGCTTGTAAAAGATGATAAGCACCGAACATCCTTTTTGTTAGATGGTCGAGATATGGAAGAGATTGATTTAAAGAAAAAGGGACGAGCGAATGTGTTTGCTTTATTAACACGAATTCAAGATGAGGTTCACCGCTTTGTTTTAAGTTTTCATCATCAAACGTCTCAAAATCGTCAATTAACTTCGATTTTAGATGAAATACCAGGTGTCGGACCTAAACGAAAACGCTTATTGATCCAAAATTTTGGTTCTCTTGAAAAGATGCTTGAAGCGGATGAAACATCTTATATTCGACTTGGATTTCCTCCTGAAATCATCAAACGAGTGAAAGAATTTATCCAAGAAGAACTTCAAAAAAAGCAGTAA
- a CDS encoding LuxR C-terminal-related transcriptional regulator — protein sequence MNKGQSILTKREQEIFDLLVHNMTTAEIAEELKISEKTVRNHISNVILKLNVKGRSQAIIELLRLGVIKL from the coding sequence TTGAACAAAGGTCAGTCAATTTTAACGAAGCGAGAACAAGAGATTTTCGACTTACTTGTCCATAATATGACAACAGCTGAGATTGCTGAGGAGTTGAAAATCAGTGAAAAAACAGTTCGAAATCATATTTCGAATGTCATCTTAAAACTTAACGTCAAAGGACGCTCACAGGCCATTATTGAGCTTTTAAGATTGGGTGTCATTAAATTATAA
- a CDS encoding exonuclease domain-containing protein, whose protein sequence is MEVVIMLGHTGVILKINLEERKILMNETWFTYDPKLTVSSSMLGQSVQYSLNGKNKITGLELIQQKSKELKGKIQSLNLSIPRVSLHTGGQLIHFYITDKYLNIIKHQFKPGDFLQFTYNPVEFKLGKSTYYAITSIKMENRKKVENPQVIKNELRQTLEYLIDSSYYAFLDLEFSMSGPEYRGIKFQPEIIQFGLIIADAEGNLVEKMSAYVKPTLFPVISEKTQEFLKIKESAITCAMSYQDFYYYIKEVIARYNPIFLVWGVSDGFILENSYLVNNVEPLFDCHQLIDLQRVHRQYYQIGQDIGLYNAIKSYEIFTGTQIHDAIVDALVLHNIFYKFKSIILSNETYPFKENYQNLMNNR, encoded by the coding sequence ATGGAAGTGGTTATAATGCTCGGACATACCGGTGTGATTTTAAAAATAAACTTAGAAGAACGTAAAATCTTAATGAATGAGACATGGTTTACCTATGACCCTAAGCTAACGGTATCGTCATCCATGTTAGGACAGTCCGTGCAATATAGCTTAAATGGGAAAAATAAGATTACAGGTTTAGAATTAATCCAACAAAAGTCCAAAGAGTTAAAAGGAAAAATTCAATCGCTCAATTTATCAATTCCTCGTGTGTCATTACATACAGGGGGACAATTAATTCACTTTTATATTACGGATAAATATCTTAATATTATTAAACATCAATTTAAACCAGGAGATTTTCTTCAGTTTACTTATAATCCAGTAGAATTCAAATTAGGAAAGTCAACTTATTACGCCATTACATCAATTAAAATGGAAAATCGTAAAAAGGTGGAAAATCCTCAAGTCATCAAAAATGAACTTAGACAGACACTAGAATACTTAATCGATTCTAGTTATTATGCCTTTTTAGATTTAGAGTTTTCCATGAGTGGGCCAGAATATAGAGGGATAAAGTTCCAACCTGAAATTATTCAATTTGGATTAATTATTGCCGATGCTGAAGGAAATCTAGTGGAAAAAATGTCCGCCTATGTGAAACCAACTTTATTTCCGGTTATTTCAGAAAAAACACAAGAATTTTTAAAGATTAAGGAATCTGCGATTACTTGTGCAATGAGTTATCAAGATTTTTATTATTACATTAAAGAAGTCATTGCCCGATATAATCCAATCTTTTTAGTTTGGGGTGTTTCGGATGGATTCATTTTAGAAAATTCTTACTTAGTCAATAATGTAGAGCCGTTATTTGACTGCCATCAACTCATTGATCTGCAGCGGGTTCATCGTCAGTATTATCAGATTGGTCAAGATATTGGTCTTTATAATGCCATTAAAAGCTATGAAATTTTTACTGGAACGCAAATTCATGACGCCATTGTGGATGCGCTCGTTTTACATAACATTTTTTATAAGTTTAAATCGATTATTTTATCGAACGAAACCTATCCATTTAAAGAAAATTATCAAAATCTGATGAATAACCGTTAA